The sequence AAACCGGGTAATGTATTAACTTACAACGGTAAACCAGCGATCAACCTAGGCATTGCGTTCTCTTCAGGCGTAAACGTCGTTGAGATTGGTAACGCGCTAGATGCGGAGCTAGACCGATTAGAAAGCATTAAACCTGCCGGTGTAGAGCTGAACTACTTCTACAACCAAGCGCAAGAAGTAGACAAATCAGTGGCTGACTTCCTAATCAGCCTAGTAGAAGCCGTTGCTATCGTTATCATCGTACTGCTTTTTGCAATGGGCTTACGCAGTGGTTTGATCATTGGTTTGGTACTGCTACTGACGGTATTCGGTACGTTCATTCTTATGGACTACAACGATGTCGAACTGCACCGTATCTCGCTAGGTGCCTTGATCATCGCACTCGGTATGCTGGTGGACAACGCGATTGTTGTCGTTGAAGGTATTTTGGTTGGCTTGAAGAAAGGTAAGACCAAACTTCAAGCAGCAAAAGACATCGTGACACAAACACAATGGCCACTATTGGGCGCGACCATTATTGCTATTACCGCTTTTGCGCCGATTGGTTTATCGAAAGACGCGACAGGCGAGTTTATGGGCTCACTGTTCTGGGTATTGTGTTTCTCATTGTTCTTAAGTTGGGTTACGGCACTAACACTAACGCCATTCCTTGCTGAGATGTTGCTAAAAGAAGAAGACAAGGTCGATGAAAACGAAGACCCTTACAAAGGTATCCTGTTTGTTGTATTCGGCGCGTCTCTGAAATTAGCATTGCGCTTCAGATGGTTAACGGTAGTGAGCATGATTGCTCTGCTAGCTGCATCAATTGTTGGTTTTGGTATGGTGAAGCAACAGTTCTTCCCGCCATCAAACACACCGATGTTCTACGTCGACATGTGGATGCCAGAAGGTACCGATGTTCGTGAAACGATCAAGCAGACTGAGAAGGTTGAAAGCTACATTCGTCAACAAGACGACGTAGAGTTTGTAACCACAACGGTTGGGCAGGGCATGCAACGTTTCGCTCTGACGTACCAACCAGAGAAAAGCTACGAAGCGTACAGCCAGTTACAAGTAAGAACCACTGACCGTGACACCATGTTTAAGGTTCTGGCGGAGTTAGACAAAAACCTAGCGAATGAATTTGAGCAACCGACGTTCCAGTTCAAACTTATTGAATTTGGTCCGTCACCGGCTTCAAAGATTGAAGCGCGTATTATCGGTGCTGACCCTCAAGTATTGCGTAGCATTGCAGTTGAAGTAGAAGATGTCTTACTTGCCGATCCAGGCTCACGAAATGTTCGTCACGATTGGCGTGAACGCACCAAAGAGCTAGTGCCACTGTTTAACGAATCAAAGGCACGTCGCCTTGGCATTTCAAAAACTGATTTGTCTGAGACGTTACAAATGGCGTTCGGCGGTTACAACATCGGTTTACTGCGTGATGGTACTCATATGTTACCTATCGTTGCGCGTTTACCTGAAGAAGAGCGTTTTGACTTTGAATCACTGAACAATGTGAAGATTTGGAGCCCATCGCTACAAACTTACATTCCGGTTGAGCAAGTGATTGATGGTGTAGAGCTTCAATGGTCTGAACCACTGATTCAACGTCGTGACAGAAAGCGTACGTTAACCGTACTGGCTGACCACGATGTACTTGGTGATGAAACGCCAGCAAGCTTGTTTGCTCGTGTGAAACCAAAGGTAGAAGCATTAGACCTACCAGAAGGCTACAGCATCAGTTGGGGTGGCGAATACGAAAGCTCAAAAGACGCACAAGAATCTCTATTTGGTTCACTGCCAATGGGTTACTTGCTGATGTTTATCATCACTATGCTTCTGTTTAACTCGCTTCGTAAGCCACTTGTGATTTGGTTTACGGTACCACTTTCTATCATTGGTGTTTCGATTGGTCTGTTAGGAACTAATATGCCATTCAGCTTCACGGCGTTCTTGGGCTTACTAAGTCTAAGCGGCATGATCTTGAAAAACGGTATCGTACTGCTTGACCAGATCAACACTGAACTATCAACAGGTAAAGACCCATATTTGGCGGTTGTCGACAGTGCGATTAGTCGTGTACGACCGGTATCTATGGCAGCATTGACGACTATCTTGGGTATGATTCCTTTGGTATTCGATGCATTTTTCGGCTCGATGGCGATTACAATCATGGCAGGCTTAGGCTTTGCTACAGTACTAACGCTAATAGTAGTACCAGTGATGTTCGCTATTCTATATAGAATCAAACCGTCCACTGCGGGTTATTAGGGAATGATATAAAACAGATTCTTTTAAGCCAGCCCAGTCAATTTTGACTGGGCTTTTTTATGGGTGTGATTTGGCGATACAAGATCGTGCCAAGAAACTATAGCGTCAGCGAGCGTTGCGTTAAGAAAGAGATAGGTACTAAAAAGCCGCTAACCAATGGTAAAGCGGCTTCCTAGAGAATTAGAGAATAGAGGGCAGTTCTAGATTGCGAGGCGGAGATCTAACTCAATCGGCTTTGGCATCGCTAAGTGATAGCCTTGATACATATCGAAGCCTAAGCTTTGCATTGCTGCGAGCTGTTGTTCGGTTTCGATACCTTCGATTACGGTCTTAGCACCAATTTGATTAGCAAGATCGAGAACCAATTCCATCTCGCTTGTGTCGCCTTGTTCAAAATCCAACATGACAGAGCGATCTATCTTGATGATATGAGGATTAATATGACGAACGCGCTGTTCTGTTGACGCTTGTGTTCCAAAATCATCAACAGCAATTTGAAAGCCGTTCTCTGCGAGAGAGTGAGCAGCATCTTTCAAGCGTTCTTCACTTTCTGCATTCAGTTCTACCAGTTCCATGACGATTTGTTCGCATGAAAGGTTAAGTTCATGAAGGCGTTTAGCCAACAGGCTGTCACTGACTTTTTCTGCGGCAAACAACTCACCAACGTTCGGAAGAACGTTTAGGAAGAGGTGTAAATGACGAATATTCGATTGTGCGAAGTTACGGATATGGATAGCGCGACTCAGCCTCTCAACATTGATCTTATCGTTGCACAACGTATCGTCGGAATGGAAGAAGTGATCAGGACGAACAATATCCCCTTTGCTATTCGAAATACGCACCAAAGCCTCAACGCCTATCTGAGTCATGGAACTGTCAAATATAGGTTGATAGACGCTTCTAAGTGTTAGGTCTTGGTATTTCGCAATAAACTGCATATCGGCATCCACAGATATACAGCTAATAAATTCACTTCTGTCTGATAAAATCATAGTCGCTAATAAAGATGTTTATTCAATGACGGAATATACGTCATGGCTGTCACAATATTGACAGGTGTAAGTAAATTGTCAATTAATAAAAATTCATTTGTAGGGTCAATATTTAAATAAATATAATTAACGAAAAATCAGCATGATAAATGACATTAACCATTAAATTTACTTATCATTAACTGCGCTTGATAGTTGCTGTGAATTTAATGGCTGAGTAACGTCTCTCATATTAACCCCAACCAATATAAGGCTAGAACGCTGATACACCAGAGAAAAGTAGGGTTAAAGGTTTAGATTGTGGGGGAGTGTCAAAGTTACAAAATGGAGATACTAAGCGAGTTACATAGAAATGATATCTATCTCTCAAAATCGAGACAGTGAGTCGATCGGCTATTAATAATTAAAACAGGAAGTTCGAATAATTAATGAACACGGAGTAAGTATCTTTTATAAAATATTGGGATGAAGGTCTAACAATTGACTTTCAATATTGAATGAAAAAGTTGACCCGTATTCTTACTGCCATTGAAGTACCGCATAAAGTTGTAGGTATTTACGAACCAACTGTTGATTCCCTGACCGTTTTAACGGGTGACCGAATTTAATAAAACAGGGGCTGATACTAAAGTTAGTATTTAAATCAGCAGCGAATTGAGAATCACTCTCTCTTAGCGTTATTCCTTGCTGGCTGTATTCAGTAATCTCATCTGGGAGCTCTCCCATCCACCAATGTAAAAGTTCACCGCTGTTTTTACTTCGGGTAATCCAATGGTCAGACACAATGATCAAAACGTCATTTGGCTGAATGGCAAATCCATACTCTTGCTGCCACTTATGAATGTCTAGCATCAACTTTTTACGACAAGTTTTCCCTGCGCTCACCATATGATGGCTGATCATCCAAACGGTGCCGATTTCAGAGGAGATTCGGAAGTGTCGAGGGTTTTCACCAGAGGAGAGCATTTCGAGTGGGCTGATGCTGCTTGCATGATTAAAGCTAACGAAGGTGTGCTCCATACGGCGGGCGAATGCCTTACCGATGTGATGCTCACTGATTCCTTGGTTATGTACCGTAGGATAATGACGCTCACAGAGTTTTAGACAATCGTCTTGAAACTGATTGACGCTTTTAATCACGAGATCTAATAACAATGAAGTCCCTTATACAC is a genomic window of Vibrio crassostreae containing:
- a CDS encoding EAL domain-containing protein, translating into MQFIAKYQDLTLRSVYQPIFDSSMTQIGVEALVRISNSKGDIVRPDHFFHSDDTLCNDKINVERLSRAIHIRNFAQSNIRHLHLFLNVLPNVGELFAAEKVSDSLLAKRLHELNLSCEQIVMELVELNAESEERLKDAAHSLAENGFQIAVDDFGTQASTEQRVRHINPHIIKIDRSVMLDFEQGDTSEMELVLDLANQIGAKTVIEGIETEQQLAAMQSLGFDMYQGYHLAMPKPIELDLRLAI
- a CDS encoding efflux RND transporter permease subunit; the encoded protein is MNIAEYSIKNKVISWLFLVILGIGGVTSFGNLSRLEDPAFTIKDAMIISTYPGATSMEVEEELTYPLEKEIRQLPYIDKITSTSSNGMSQIMVSMKMDYGPDELPQIWDEMRRKINDLQPTLPSGVNSVQIIDDFGDVFGVMIMLTGDGYDYVELKQYADYLTREIELVDGVGKVSIAGDQQEQLFVEMSLERLAALNLDMSTVTSLLAQQNSVVSAGEVMLNGQSLTIKPNGTLSTVEELENLIIHGRDTGNLIRLKDVAEVTRGIQEKPGNVLTYNGKPAINLGIAFSSGVNVVEIGNALDAELDRLESIKPAGVELNYFYNQAQEVDKSVADFLISLVEAVAIVIIVLLFAMGLRSGLIIGLVLLLTVFGTFILMDYNDVELHRISLGALIIALGMLVDNAIVVVEGILVGLKKGKTKLQAAKDIVTQTQWPLLGATIIAITAFAPIGLSKDATGEFMGSLFWVLCFSLFLSWVTALTLTPFLAEMLLKEEDKVDENEDPYKGILFVVFGASLKLALRFRWLTVVSMIALLAASIVGFGMVKQQFFPPSNTPMFYVDMWMPEGTDVRETIKQTEKVESYIRQQDDVEFVTTTVGQGMQRFALTYQPEKSYEAYSQLQVRTTDRDTMFKVLAELDKNLANEFEQPTFQFKLIEFGPSPASKIEARIIGADPQVLRSIAVEVEDVLLADPGSRNVRHDWRERTKELVPLFNESKARRLGISKTDLSETLQMAFGGYNIGLLRDGTHMLPIVARLPEEERFDFESLNNVKIWSPSLQTYIPVEQVIDGVELQWSEPLIQRRDRKRTLTVLADHDVLGDETPASLFARVKPKVEALDLPEGYSISWGGEYESSKDAQESLFGSLPMGYLLMFIITMLLFNSLRKPLVIWFTVPLSIIGVSIGLLGTNMPFSFTAFLGLLSLSGMILKNGIVLLDQINTELSTGKDPYLAVVDSAISRVRPVSMAALTTILGMIPLVFDAFFGSMAITIMAGLGFATVLTLIVVPVMFAILYRIKPSTAGY